From the bacterium genome, the window GGCGAGATCCTCGGCGCTGCGGTTCTCCAGGATCCAGTCGCAGCGCCGCCCCCACCCGGCCAGCGCCGCCCAGGCCTCCCGCCGAGGCAGGCTGCCCGCCCCGAGGGCGAGGTGGTCGTCGGCGCGGCCGCCGTTGTCGTGCAGGTGCAGGCTCGCCAGACGCGGTCCGAGCGCCGCCAGCCAGTCGGCCAGGCTGGCCTGGCTGTAGGCGTGCCAGTGGCCGAGGTCGAGGAGCCAGCCGAAGCGCTCCGGCGGCAGCGCCGCCAGGAGGGCCGCCAGGGCGCCCGGATCGCGGTCGAAGATGTTCTCCAGGTCGATGCGCACGCCGCGGGCCGCGGCGCGCTCCCCCAGCGCCGACCAGAAGTCGACGCTGCGGGCCAGCCAGCCGGCGCGCTCTTCGGCGGTGCCGCAGCCGTCGGGATCCCAGGCCGGGTGGGCCGTCATCGCGGTGACGCCGAAGGCGGGCGCCAGATCCAGGGCCGCCTCCAGCCGCCGGCGGGCGAGGGACACCGCCTCCGGGTCCTGCCCGCCCGGGCAGAGATCGCGAAAAGGCGCGTGAAAGCGGCAG encodes:
- a CDS encoding TIM barrel protein, with the translated sequence MRTARARRGRCSCSNSSHPSSRARGSAREPEGSSLPWETGGAAGLPLLVSRARRDARPSRAAGADPALRRRGGPAILGGPRRPAVPQLFASLPLTRYRRHAAALAGLPVGLELLIDHEALAPGFAAERAAIAALLRAEGRPCRFHAPFRDLCPGGQDPEAVSLARRRLEAALDLAPAFGVTAMTAHPAWDPDGCGTAEERAGWLARSVDFWSALGERAAARGVRIDLENIFDRDPGALAALLAALPPERFGWLLDLGHWHAYSQASLADWLAALGPRLASLHLHDNGGRADDHLALGAGSLPRREAWAALAGWGRRCDWILENRSAEDLAGSIRHLAAESGIEEFTLLGAALQSPSPKPPRS